The Humulus lupulus chromosome 3, drHumLupu1.1, whole genome shotgun sequence genome window below encodes:
- the LOC133825801 gene encoding blue copper protein 1a-like — protein MASSPNKFLLILAIATILLPSIAVATEYVVGGDAIGWKPNFNYTDWAKDKMFMVGDTLVFKYDPTKHDVYKVNGTAFSECVTPPGAEVLKSGNDIVTLKSAGNKWYLCSTLGHCANGQKLKITVMDMMSAPQPSPNAAPPNVFVGFFQIFVSLAIVILLSSYAT, from the exons ATGGCCTCATCAccaaacaaatttcttcttatcCTTGCCATTGCGACGATTCTGCTGCCCTCAATTGCTGTTGCGACAGAATATGTGGTCGGAGGAGATGCGATTGGCTGGAAACCTAACTTCAATTACACTGATTGGGCCAAAGATAAAATGTTCATGGTTGGTGATACTTTAG TATTCAAATACGACCCTACAAAGCATGATGTGTACAAAGTGAACGGTACTGCGTTCAGCGAGTGCGTAACCCCACCTGGCGCAGAAGTATTGAAGAGTGGAAACGACATCGTTACACTGAAGAGCGCCGGAAACAAATGGTACCTTTGCAGCACCCTAGGTCACTGTGCTAATGGCCAAAAGCTTAAGATTACTGTTATGGACATGATGAGTGCACCTCAACCATCCCCTAACGCTGCTCCTCCCAACGTTTTCGTTGGATTTTTCCAAATCTTCGTCTCACTCGCCATCGTCATCCTCCTTTCATCTTATGCtacttaa
- the LOC133825799 gene encoding uclacyanin 1-like: MAMAFSVRVFLVAIVLVAMAANICCATDYNVGDSAGWNTGVDYTAWAKGKTFKVGDTLVFKYAVGSQNVIEVNKGEFEGCKATQGVPLTSGNDRVPLRSPGPKYFICGVAGHCDLGQKLTITVS, encoded by the exons ATGGCAATGGCTTTTTCTGTCAGAGTGTTCTTAGTGGCCATTGTGTTGGTTGCAATGGCTGCAAATATTTGCTGTGCAACAGATTACAATGTTGGAGACTCAGCTGGATGGAATACTGGTGTTGATTACACTGCTTGGGCTAAGGGCAAGACTTTCAAAGTTGGTGACACACTTG TGTTCAAGTATGCGGTTGGATCTCAAAATGTGATTGAAGTGAACAAGGGTGAGTTCGAAGGCTGCAAAGCGACTCAAGGCGTGCCATTGACGAGTGGAAACGACAGAGTGCCGTTGAGGAGCCCTGGACCTAAATACTTTATTTGTGGTGTTGCTGGTCATTGTGATTTGGGTCAAAAACTTACTATTACTGTTTCTTAA
- the LOC133825800 gene encoding blue copper protein 1a-like, which yields MASSHIFLCIVLTIATIVVPSIADPTHYMVGDSDLWRPNVDYVAWAKNKTFKVGDTLWFVYAPENHDVYQVNGSSFGHCLAPPDEAEGFKCESQVRLRTPGNKWFLCSRPGHCAKGQKLMITVINTAQQPSPNNPSAAPPPNMYTFVGFFQFFVSLSLTIIIVLLIPLN from the exons ATGGCTTCTTCACACATATTTCTGTGCATCGTCCTCACAATTGCGACAATTGTGGTGCCCTCAATTGCTGACCCGACTCATTATATGGTTGGAGACTCGGATTTGTGGCGCCCTAACGTCGATTATGTGGCTTGGGCCAAAAACAAAACCTTCAAAGTTGGTGATACTTTAT gGTTCGTGTACGCCCCTGAAAATCATGATGTGTACCAAGTGAACGGCAGTTCCTTCGGGCACTGCTTAGCCCCACCTGATGAGGCAGAAGGATTCAAGTGTGAAAGTCAAGTGAGGCTGAGGACACCTGGAAACAAATGGTTCCTTTGCAGCAGACCAGGTCACTGTGCTAAGGGCCAGAAGCTTATGATTACTGTTATCAACACAGCTCAACAACCATCCCCTAATAACCCCAGCGCTGCACCTCCTCCCAACATGTACACTTTCGTTGGATTTTTCCAATTCTTCGTCTCACTGTCACTCACCATCATCATCGTCCTTCTCATCCCACTTAATTAG
- the LOC133821699 gene encoding blue copper protein 1a-like, with amino-acid sequence MAFSSRFFNLIVLVAIFLPTIAIATDYVVGDDKGWTNNGVDYEAWAKDKDFKVGDALVFNYKPPSHNVYKVDGAGFTSCNTTSQNGEPLTSGNDRVELQAAGNKWYICGKEGHCGSGQKLKISVKDSSGYNSAVHGIAFSAFQVIVVPLIAVLII; translated from the exons atggcTTTTTCTAGTAGATTTTTCAATCTAATCGTTCTTGTGGCAATTTTTCTTCCAACCATTGCTATTGCAACTGATTATGTAGTTGGAGACGACAAAGGTTGGACCAATaatggtgttgattatgaagcATGGGCCAAAGATAAAGATTTCAAAGTTGGTGATGCTTTAG TGTTCAACTACAAGCCTCCTAGTCACAATGTGTACAAAGTGGACGGTGCTGGCTTCACGAGCTGCAATACCACGTCGCAAAACGGCGAACCGCTGACGAGCGGGAACGACCGAGTGGAGCTCCAAGCCGCCGGTAACAAATGGTACATTTGTGGGAAAGAAGGCCACTGCGGCAGTGGCCAGAAGCTTAAAATTTCAGTCAAGGATAGCTCTGGTTATAACTCTGCTGTTCATGGGATCGCATTCTCTGCCTTTCAAGTCATTGTTGTGCCACTTATTGCTGTCCTCatcatataa
- the LOC133821700 gene encoding uncharacterized protein LOC133821700, with translation METKAYYDDFEPYCLWETKETYDILKIYLQGFQMEHIKIEKKPNGEIIISGERPYSYSGGSSNRIKRFSKDIRVSPKEYDLSELDVKFEGLYLCITMPKKAKANPIFVEQIISLKHRCRKAHSEIAKKSKAIKVLVAVSLGMALGVFLAFKYSKKYSYEETID, from the exons ATGGAGACCAAGGCTTATTATGATGATTTCGAACCCTATTGCTTATGGGAAACAAAGGAAACATACGACATTCTCAAGATTTATCTTCaag GTTTTCAAATGGAGCATATAAAAATAGAGAAGAAACCCAATGGTGAAATAATCATTAGTGGGGAACGTCCTTATTCTTATTCTGGTGGATCTTCGAACCGCATAAAACGCTTTAGTAAAGACATAAGAGTTTCACCAAAAGAATACGACTTGAGTGAGCTTGATGTCAAATTTGAAGGTCTTTATCTCTGCATAACTATGCCTAAAAAGGCTAAGGCTAACCCCATATTTGTCGAACAAATTATTAGCTTAAAGCATCGATGTCGGAAAGCTCATAGTGAGATTGCCAAAAAGAGTAAAGCTATCAAAGTTTTGGTGGCAGTTTCATTAGGAATGGCTCTTGGAGTGTTCTTGGCATTCAAGTATTCCAAGAAGTACTCTTATGAGGAAACTATAGACTAA
- the LOC133821701 gene encoding 17.8 kDa class I heat shock protein-like, translating into MASYFKGSYEDFDPFCKWQRGQERDILEIHLQGFTKEYLNVQLNGNGVLTISGENGVVENTKKGRFRKEIQMGKEHKTDQIRARFTNSILFLTIPKISISDQLPPSPPPPTKSPRFLGDGMIGKNIALGVAVVVAIGIIVGGLIIWKCISNPPILIY; encoded by the exons ATGGCATCTTATTTCAAGGGTTCTTATGAGGACTTTGATCCCTTCTGCAAGTGGCAAAGAGGGCAAGAACGTGACATTCTTGAGATTCATCTCCAag GATTCACAAAAGAATATTTGAATGTCCAACTCAACGGCAATGGAGTCCTAACCATTAGCGGTGAGAATGGTGTTGTTGAGAATACCAAAAAAGGTCGTTTCCGCAAAGAAATCCAAATGGGAAAAGAGCACAAAACAGACCAAATTCGTGCTAGGTTTACCAATAGCATTCTCTTCCTAACAATCCCAAAAATTTCGATAAGTGATCAACTACCACCGTCACCACCACCACCTACGAAATCTCCTCGTTTCTTAGGAGATGGTATGATAGGCAAAAATATAGCTTTGGGAGTTGCTGTGGTGGTTGCTATTGGTATTATTGTTGGGGGTCTCATAATATGGAAATGTATTTCAAATCCACCTATTCTAATATACTGA